A part of Haliotis asinina isolate JCU_RB_2024 chromosome 10, JCU_Hal_asi_v2, whole genome shotgun sequence genomic DNA contains:
- the LOC137298230 gene encoding uncharacterized protein yields MVLLCLFALFSLIPGNGGALDVTALSKQVNCTDPQSIIVSGQKCLDAYNIHFKMPSVDQLGDPSILTKVITPAYVADVCRNLDDYEKAQLCVGNITSKCNTDTYTDAPLSPSNYTKIIEYACANLDNFNITCMLEMVYKLGDCSSTFSYLTTSDFIKYNLTEFDHKATCMSEKMSSACAQKYLPACGEVVLHIYNEYQPNNTECLTPNSIDTPTVDCSTTENIRKSYHQCFIYNGIPLQFPENLTSEETILHIMHAVTMDDNMCSNLKDYQQAVNCTLHVQKHCSDDVMKTAVANPQTVQDGLAKLCGHIGDFDTKCVQNAPKGSCGSRHPALDPKQLCTDTRATQNCLLSAVSDCSKTTVSMFKDVLHSQSPAMCLKQLQFTGSPLVG; encoded by the exons ATGGTACTCTTGTGTCTGTTCGCGTTGTTTTCTTTGATTCCAG GTAATGGTGGGGCGTTGGATGTGACTGCTCTTTCCAAACAAGTCAACTGCACTGATCCGCAGTCTATTATCGTATCTGGACAGAAGTGTCTTGATGCGTACAATATCCACTTCAAAATGCCTTCCGTGGACCAACTTGGCGACCCTTCCATTTTGACAAAAGTGATAACCCCGGCATATGTCGCCGATGTTTGTAG GAATCTTGATGACTACGAGAAAGCGCAGTTGTGTGTTGGAAACATAACCTCTAAATGCAATACGGATACGTATACGGATGCGCCTCTATCACCATCAAACTATACGAAGATAATAGAATATGCCTGCGCCAATTTGGACA ATTTCAACATAACCTGCATGCTTGAAATGGTGTACAAACTAGGGGACTGCAGCTCTACCTTCAGCTACTTAACAACCAGCGATTTTATAAAATACAACTTGACAGAGTTTGACCACAAGGCAACTTGTAT GTCAGAAAAGATGTCATCGGCCTGTGCCCAGAAGTACCTGCCAGCCTGTGGTGAGGTCGTACTCCATATCTACAATGAATACCAGCCAAACAACACAGAAT GTCTGACACCAAACAGCATAGACACACCCACCGTCGACTGTTCAACCACTGAAAACATCCGAAAGAGCTACCATCAATGCTTTATCTACAATGGGATACCGCTACAGTTCCCGGAAAACCTAACCAGTGAAGAGACTATATTGCATATTATGCATGCTGTTACAATGGATGACAATATGTGCAG TAATCTAAAGGACTACCAGCAGGCAGTGAACTGTACTCTACACGTACAGAAGCATTGCAGTGATGACGTGATGAAGACCGCGGTGGCTAACCCCCAGACAGTACAGGACGGCTTGGCCAAACTCTGTGGTCACATTGGGG ATTTTGACACCAAGTGTGTTCAAAATGCACCCAAAGGATCTTGTGGTAGTAGACACCCCGCTTTGGATCCGAAACAACTGTGCAC cGACACTAGAGCCACCCAGAACTGTCTGTTGTCCGCTGTGAGTGACTGCAGCAAGACGACCGTCAGTATGTTCAAGGACGTCCTGCATAGCCAGTCCCCGGCAATGTGTCTGAAACAGCTGCAGTTCACAGGGTCGCCGTTGGTTGGCTAA